In one window of Prevotella sp. E13-17 DNA:
- a CDS encoding DEAD/DEAH box helicase, with protein MRNELLNNVLAKLGIDQLSMMQQEAEEQILRGRHDVVILSPTGSGKTLAYLLPLIQLLDTSDDEVQALVVLPSRELALQSNAVLKSMGSGLRSQSCYGGRATMDEHKILRQNRPQVVFGTPGRLNDHLEKGNILAHHIKYIIIDEFDKCLEMGFQNEMAKLIDCLPSLERRILLSATDAEQIPQFVELRRTDRLDYLVDDEPVNERVKVYRVDSPEKDKLGTLAHLLLSLGESQSIVFLNYRDSVVRTDEFLRQQGFVTSAFHGGLEQQQREDALYKFSNGSSTVLVSTDLASRGLDIPQIDNIIHYHLPLNEEALVHRVGRTARWDASGKTFFLIGPEEHLPEFVHSDVETYELMPNKEKPAAPRMATLYIGKGKKDKISKGDIVGFLCKKGGLQTSEIGRIDVAERYAYVAVRREKMQQVIRLTRGEKIKGVRTIVEPVR; from the coding sequence ATGAGGAATGAATTACTAAACAATGTGCTTGCAAAGTTGGGCATAGACCAGCTGAGCATGATGCAACAAGAAGCAGAAGAACAGATACTTCGTGGGCGTCATGATGTTGTTATCCTTTCTCCAACGGGGTCAGGCAAGACCTTGGCTTATCTTCTGCCACTTATACAGTTGCTCGATACATCGGATGATGAGGTTCAGGCTTTGGTGGTGCTGCCCAGTCGAGAATTGGCTTTGCAGTCGAATGCGGTCTTGAAGTCGATGGGTTCTGGACTACGTTCTCAGAGTTGTTATGGTGGACGTGCCACCATGGATGAACATAAGATTCTGCGCCAGAACAGACCTCAGGTCGTTTTCGGCACGCCTGGTCGCCTGAATGATCACCTTGAAAAAGGCAATATCCTAGCACACCATATTAAATATATAATAATAGATGAGTTTGACAAGTGCTTGGAAATGGGGTTCCAGAATGAGATGGCAAAACTCATAGACTGTTTGCCCTCGCTTGAACGCCGCATACTGCTTTCTGCCACTGATGCCGAACAGATACCTCAGTTCGTTGAGTTACGCCGTACAGACCGTCTTGACTACTTGGTTGACGATGAACCTGTCAACGAGCGTGTTAAGGTGTACCGCGTGGATAGTCCCGAGAAGGACAAACTTGGCACGCTGGCACATCTGCTCCTTTCGCTTGGCGAGAGCCAAAGCATCGTTTTCCTGAACTATCGCGACTCGGTGGTTCGTACCGATGAGTTCCTGCGTCAGCAGGGCTTCGTCACCAGTGCCTTCCATGGTGGGCTGGAACAGCAACAGCGTGAGGATGCTCTATATAAGTTCTCTAATGGTTCTTCTACGGTGCTGGTCTCTACAGACTTGGCTTCTCGTGGTCTGGACATCCCTCAAATCGATAATATCATCCACTATCACTTGCCTCTCAACGAAGAAGCTCTTGTGCACCGTGTGGGTCGAACTGCGCGATGGGATGCCTCGGGAAAGACATTCTTTCTGATCGGACCAGAAGAGCATCTTCCAGAATTTGTTCATTCAGATGTCGAGACCTATGAGTTGATGCCAAACAAAGAAAAGCCGGCTGCCCCTCGCATGGCAACGCTTTATATTGGCAAAGGCAAGAAGGATAAAATCTCCAAAGGTGATATCGTGGGCTTCCTCTGTAAGAAGGGTGGGCTGCAGACCTCTGAGATAGGACGTATCGATGTGGCCGAGCGCTATGCCTATGTCGCAGTGCGTCGTGAGAAAATGCAACAGGTGATTCGGTTAACGCGCGGTGAAAAGATTAAGGGTG
- the pheS gene encoding phenylalanine--tRNA ligase subunit alpha — MIVDKINQLLQQVDELKAKNAEEVEQLRLKYLSKKGEITELMNDFRNVPAEQKKEVGMKINALKQRITERINQLREATATQETGNEQIDLTRTPYPIPLGTRHPLTIVTNEIIDIFSRMGFVLADGPEVEDDLHVFTKMNFAADHPARDMQDTFFVSQHPNDVTKNILLRSHTSSVQARIMEQMHTEDGKLTGPIRVICPGRVYRNEAITARAHCFFHQVEGLYIDKNVSFTDLKQVLLSFAREMFGADTKIRLRPSYFPFTEPSAEMDISCFICGGEGCGFCKHTGWVEILGCGMVDPNVLEQCGIDSKVYSGYAFGMGVERITNLKYRVSDLRMFSENDTRFLEEFQAAE, encoded by the coding sequence ATGATAGTAGATAAGATCAATCAACTCCTTCAGCAAGTCGATGAACTGAAGGCAAAGAATGCAGAAGAAGTAGAGCAGCTACGACTGAAGTACCTGAGCAAAAAGGGTGAGATCACAGAGCTGATGAACGACTTCCGCAACGTGCCCGCAGAACAGAAAAAAGAAGTGGGTATGAAAATCAATGCGTTGAAGCAGCGCATCACAGAGCGCATCAATCAACTGCGAGAGGCAACTGCCACACAGGAGACTGGCAATGAGCAGATAGACCTGACAAGAACACCCTATCCTATTCCATTAGGTACACGTCATCCGCTGACAATTGTCACCAATGAGATTATTGATATATTCAGCCGTATGGGCTTCGTCTTGGCCGATGGACCTGAAGTAGAGGACGACCTGCACGTGTTCACCAAGATGAACTTTGCCGCCGATCATCCTGCACGTGATATGCAAGACACATTCTTTGTCAGTCAGCATCCCAACGATGTAACCAAGAACATTCTGCTGCGCTCGCACACATCATCGGTTCAGGCTCGTATCATGGAACAGATGCACACCGAGGACGGCAAGCTGACAGGACCTATCCGCGTGATCTGTCCAGGACGTGTCTATCGCAACGAGGCCATCACTGCTCGTGCCCACTGTTTCTTCCATCAGGTTGAAGGCCTGTATATCGACAAGAACGTGTCGTTTACTGACCTAAAGCAGGTGCTCTTGTCGTTTGCACGAGAGATGTTTGGTGCCGACACAAAGATTCGTCTGCGTCCATCTTACTTCCCATTCACCGAGCCTTCTGCTGAGATGGACATTTCTTGCTTCATCTGTGGTGGCGAAGGTTGCGGTTTCTGCAAGCACACAGGATGGGTAGAGATTCTGGGGTGCGGCATGGTTGACCCCAACGTGCTGGAACAGTGCGGTATCGACTCAAAGGTATATTCTGGTTATGCCTTCGGTATGGGTGTAGAGCGCATCACCAACTTGAAGTATCGCGTCAGCGACCTGCGCATGTTCTCCGAGAACGACACACGTTTCCTCGAAGAGTTCCAGGCAGCAGAGTAA
- a CDS encoding carboxymuconolactone decarboxylase family protein, which produces MVTMITANGQTLTERQKAPIEREQSYACIDSAEREVLQPRVKGLAACACLMAQGDMMRLEPAVRMALDKGVTVNELKEAFSQLYAYTGFPRSLNALGVLNKVLDNRQANWQDGRPWKRPAEWDDAKKAYELGVKNQTQLSGKPFNYEFCPQDDYYLKSHLFGDIFAGDQLSAADREIVTVAALSGLEGVTPQLAAHKQGAVNMGNTQQLVDELCTWLCNEGYTLSTKWPKGEPNPYGKYFIGQSYLADVGGGLKNVTFEPGCRNNWHIHHKQVQVLICVAGRGWYQEWGKPAVQMTPGTVIAIPAEVKHWHGAAKDSWFQHLTYHKDVQENASNEWCEPVADDVYDHLTHEL; this is translated from the coding sequence ATGGTAACAATGATAACAGCAAATGGTCAGACGCTGACGGAGCGTCAGAAAGCACCGATTGAGCGAGAGCAGAGCTATGCTTGCATTGACTCTGCCGAGCGTGAGGTGCTTCAACCAAGGGTTAAAGGATTGGCAGCTTGTGCCTGCCTGATGGCACAAGGAGATATGATGCGGTTGGAGCCTGCTGTGCGTATGGCGCTTGACAAGGGCGTGACTGTCAATGAACTGAAGGAGGCTTTCTCACAACTCTATGCCTACACAGGTTTTCCCCGAAGCTTGAATGCGCTCGGTGTGCTGAATAAGGTGTTGGACAACCGACAAGCCAACTGGCAAGATGGTAGGCCTTGGAAACGCCCTGCCGAATGGGATGATGCCAAAAAGGCCTACGAGCTGGGCGTGAAGAATCAGACCCAACTCTCAGGAAAGCCCTTTAACTATGAGTTCTGTCCGCAGGACGACTACTATTTAAAGTCACACCTCTTCGGTGATATCTTCGCTGGTGACCAGCTCTCTGCTGCCGACCGCGAGATTGTGACAGTAGCAGCCCTGAGCGGCTTGGAAGGTGTTACTCCTCAACTCGCTGCTCACAAACAGGGGGCCGTGAATATGGGCAACACGCAGCAGTTGGTCGATGAACTGTGCACTTGGCTTTGCAACGAGGGATACACACTGAGTACCAAATGGCCCAAAGGCGAGCCTAATCCTTACGGCAAGTATTTCATTGGTCAGAGCTATCTGGCAGATGTCGGTGGTGGTCTGAAGAACGTCACCTTCGAGCCTGGTTGCCGCAACAACTGGCATATCCATCACAAACAGGTGCAGGTGTTGATTTGTGTCGCTGGTCGGGGGTGGTATCAGGAATGGGGCAAACCTGCCGTTCAGATGACCCCAGGCACTGTCATTGCCATTCCTGCTGAAGTAAAGCACTGGCATGGAGCCGCTAAAGATTCATGGTTTCAGCATCTGACCTATCACAAGGATGTGCAGGAGAACGCAAGCAATGAGTGGTGTGAGCCTGTGGCTGACGACGTCTATGATCATCTGACTCACGAGCTTTGA
- a CDS encoding AAA family ATPase has protein sequence MNDIKKIVLTGGPCAGKTTALVRIIEHFSNLGYKVFTIPEVPTLFTQAGMNYLTKNKGFFYEGEKATLEIQLALEDKFMRMAQECTEQPCLIVCDRGTMDISAYMSSEIWADITRAVGTTSPELRNRYDAILHLVSAADGAEQYYTTANNAQRNEPMTEEGLRIARSLDKKVIRAWNGHPHLRVINNHDDFEAKMRRVLKEISSVLGLPQPIEEERKYIVEVTGQLPDDCIESDITQTYLQGEPGTEIRLRKRAWDGKYVYVHTTKNQQSATEEMVVERQINNSLYEMMLRLADPTRKTIRKHRHSFIWQGQFFEVDTYQDQLEGLIILETKGIAQGEPVKFPPFLKAIKDITGDKEYYNFNLAKKK, from the coding sequence ATGAACGATATAAAGAAAATAGTCCTCACGGGTGGACCATGCGCTGGAAAAACAACAGCATTGGTTCGCATCATTGAGCATTTCTCTAATCTTGGATACAAAGTATTTACAATTCCAGAAGTACCAACGCTCTTCACACAGGCTGGTATGAACTACCTGACGAAGAACAAGGGATTCTTCTATGAAGGAGAGAAAGCAACGCTCGAGATTCAATTGGCACTTGAGGACAAGTTCATGCGTATGGCACAGGAATGCACCGAGCAGCCTTGCCTCATTGTCTGCGACCGCGGCACAATGGACATCTCTGCATATATGTCTTCCGAGATATGGGCAGACATCACACGTGCCGTTGGCACCACATCTCCTGAACTACGTAATCGCTATGATGCCATCCTTCACTTGGTATCGGCAGCCGATGGTGCAGAGCAATACTACACCACTGCAAACAATGCCCAGCGCAATGAGCCGATGACGGAAGAAGGACTTCGGATAGCACGCTCGTTGGATAAGAAAGTGATTCGGGCATGGAACGGGCATCCACATCTGCGTGTCATCAACAACCACGACGATTTTGAGGCCAAGATGCGCCGCGTCCTTAAAGAGATCAGCAGTGTTCTCGGCCTACCCCAACCCATCGAGGAGGAGCGCAAGTATATTGTGGAAGTTACTGGGCAGCTACCCGACGACTGTATCGAAAGCGATATCACCCAAACATACCTACAGGGCGAACCAGGCACAGAGATACGTCTTCGCAAACGCGCCTGGGACGGCAAATACGTTTATGTTCATACCACCAAGAACCAACAGTCTGCAACAGAAGAGATGGTGGTGGAGCGACAAATCAACAACAGTCTCTACGAGATGATGCTCAGGCTGGCAGACCCGACAAGGAAGACCATTCGCAAGCATCGTCACAGTTTTATCTGGCAAGGCCAATTCTTCGAGGTTGACACGTATCAAGATCAACTGGAAGGACTCATCATTCTTGAGACCAAAGGCATTGCCCAAGGCGAACCTGTCAAGTTCCCACCATTCCTTAAAGCCATCAAGGACATCACTGGCGACAAAGAATACTACAACTTTAACTTGGCAAAAAAGAAATAA
- the recQ gene encoding DNA helicase RecQ, whose amino-acid sequence MYELLKRHYGYDTFRPQQEAIIHNVLEGKDTLVLMPTGGGKSLCYQIPALALPGTAIVVSPLISLMKDQVETLKSNGIEAEALNSNNDSTMDTIIRRKCTMGQLKLLYISPERLLAEMDFLLKQINISLFAIDEAHCISQWGHDFRPEYTQLGKLREQFPCVPIMALTATADKITRHDILKQLRIEGCNEFISSFDRPNLSLSVKRGYKEKEKLAFIQNFIKARPLDAGIIYCLSRKSTEKVAEQLRRLGIQALPYHAALSPHERSQAQELFKNDQVQVICATVAFGMGIDKSNVRWVIHFNMPKSIESFYQEIGRAGRDGASADTVLFYSLSDIVQLSEFAKQSGQQSINMDKLHRMQEYAESSICRRRILLNYFGEQMDHDCCNCDICQNPPQRFDGTKLCQMALSAIKRTNEQIRISTTVEIVKGMSSPEVKKMGYDRLKTFGVGKEHTISDWQDYLLQMLQLGLIEIAYDEKKHAKITPLGDEVLYGRKPIELCVIDHSIKETATRRTKHKLQLQIPTITIPGLAASTGTEDSKLFEALRQLRTLCAQEENMPPYIVFSDKVLHTLATIKPTTIEQFGFISGIGEFKKLKYGQRFVSLIQKFV is encoded by the coding sequence ATTTACGAACTACTGAAACGACACTATGGCTACGACACGTTCCGTCCGCAGCAGGAAGCAATCATCCACAACGTATTGGAGGGCAAAGACACGCTGGTGCTGATGCCTACTGGCGGCGGCAAGAGCTTATGCTATCAGATTCCAGCATTGGCACTACCAGGAACAGCCATTGTCGTATCGCCACTCATCAGTCTGATGAAAGACCAAGTGGAGACACTGAAGAGCAACGGCATTGAGGCTGAAGCACTGAACTCGAACAACGACTCGACCATGGACACCATCATTCGACGCAAATGCACGATGGGGCAATTAAAGTTGCTATACATCTCACCAGAAAGGCTCCTGGCCGAGATGGATTTTCTTTTGAAACAAATAAACATTTCGCTCTTTGCCATTGACGAGGCACACTGCATCAGCCAATGGGGACATGACTTCAGGCCTGAATACACCCAACTCGGAAAGTTGCGCGAGCAATTCCCATGCGTGCCAATCATGGCGCTGACAGCGACTGCCGACAAGATTACGCGTCACGACATCCTTAAACAACTAAGAATTGAAGGTTGCAACGAGTTCATCAGTAGCTTTGACCGACCAAATCTAAGTCTCTCGGTTAAAAGAGGTTATAAAGAAAAAGAGAAGCTAGCTTTTATCCAGAATTTCATTAAAGCAAGACCGCTGGATGCAGGCATTATTTACTGCCTCAGCAGGAAAAGCACCGAAAAGGTGGCAGAACAATTACGCCGCCTCGGCATACAGGCTTTGCCCTACCATGCCGCCCTCTCACCACATGAGCGCAGCCAAGCCCAAGAGCTATTCAAGAACGACCAAGTGCAAGTCATTTGTGCGACGGTGGCCTTTGGCATGGGAATTGACAAAAGCAATGTAAGGTGGGTCATCCATTTCAACATGCCAAAGAGCATTGAAAGTTTCTATCAGGAGATTGGTCGTGCCGGGCGCGATGGTGCTAGTGCCGACACTGTTTTGTTCTATTCACTGAGCGACATCGTGCAATTATCTGAGTTTGCAAAACAGAGCGGGCAACAAAGTATCAATATGGACAAACTGCATCGCATGCAGGAATATGCCGAATCAAGCATTTGCCGAAGACGCATTCTTCTGAACTACTTTGGCGAACAGATGGACCACGACTGCTGCAACTGCGACATCTGCCAGAATCCACCCCAACGATTCGACGGAACCAAGCTGTGCCAGATGGCTCTAAGTGCCATCAAGCGCACCAACGAGCAGATCCGCATATCGACAACAGTAGAAATCGTGAAAGGCATGTCGTCACCAGAGGTCAAGAAGATGGGCTACGACCGACTGAAAACATTTGGCGTGGGCAAAGAGCATACCATCAGCGACTGGCAGGACTATCTGTTACAGATGTTGCAGTTAGGCCTCATCGAAATTGCCTACGATGAGAAAAAGCATGCCAAAATCACGCCATTGGGCGACGAGGTGCTCTACGGTCGGAAGCCAATAGAGCTATGCGTCATAGACCACAGCATCAAGGAGACAGCCACCAGAAGGACCAAACACAAGCTGCAACTACAGATACCGACCATCACTATTCCCGGATTGGCAGCTAGCACAGGCACAGAAGACAGTAAGCTATTTGAGGCTCTTAGACAGTTGAGAACGCTCTGTGCGCAGGAAGAGAACATGCCACCCTACATTGTATTCAGCGACAAAGTGTTACATACACTGGCAACCATCAAACCCACTACCATAGAACAGTTTGGATTCATATCGGGTATCGGCGAGTTTAAGAAGCTTAAGTACGGACAGCGATTCGTCAGTCTTATCCAAAAGTTTGTGTAA
- a CDS encoding cyclophilin-like fold protein, with protein sequence MEQLLYITIGGSTHTATMVSNAATEALLTRLKSSPVTVTLNSSGGFEIWGALGFSLPATDEPVNAQPGDIVLYNGSNICMFYGTNSWSYTRLGKIDGLSESELRTFLKAGESNVKVTLSLSNTAGLQSVDGSVAKSNGSAYTLSGTSACAGQKGVCIKNKKKIIR encoded by the coding sequence ATGGAACAATTACTGTATATCACCATCGGTGGTTCAACTCATACCGCCACGATGGTTAGCAATGCAGCGACAGAAGCATTGTTGACGAGATTAAAATCATCTCCTGTCACGGTAACCCTTAACTCCAGTGGTGGCTTTGAAATATGGGGAGCACTCGGATTCTCGCTGCCAGCAACCGATGAGCCGGTAAATGCGCAACCAGGCGATATAGTCCTTTACAACGGCAGCAACATCTGTATGTTCTACGGCACCAACTCATGGAGCTACACCCGTTTGGGAAAAATCGATGGATTGTCTGAAAGTGAACTGCGCACATTCCTGAAGGCTGGCGAGAGTAACGTCAAGGTCACGTTGTCGCTGAGCAACACCGCAGGCCTCCAATCGGTCGATGGTTCAGTGGCAAAGTCTAATGGTTCTGCCTATACCCTGTCTGGCACGTCTGCATGTGCTGGACAGAAAGGAGTCTGCATAAAAAACAAAAAAAAGATAATTAGATAA
- a CDS encoding zinc-dependent metalloprotease, with the protein MAKDTKEKKEKAKTEQKVGKKVKKTSFSLFKKKKKEMPQRNDSVKVEKPLVDREGLFHVTKEKNDWFFQIPDSLIGRQFLTTTRFTSTPASSGIFGGEQVNEQTVYFQKGVDNQLLLRANLIINVADSVDKISRAITISNENPIIGSFRIESHKNGKYKIKVTQFFNQDNVAMALPQYVKKQFELQAMRGDMSYIEDIKSFPMNTEVRTVKTFASMGRSLPSAASTGLVTFGLNISFVLLPEKPMMRRYFDPRVGYFTDRFNSYSDDQQRVESKTFITRWRLEPRPEDVEKMKNGELVEPAKPIIYYIDPATPKQWRKYLIMGVEDWQKAFEKAGFKNAIQAREWPENDSTMSMEDARYSCIRYLASPIANAYGPNVHDPRTGEILESHICWYHNVMSLVHDWYMIQASSIDEAAQKMNYDEELMGQLIRFVSSHEVGHTLGLRHNFGSSSTVPVENLRNKAWVEAHGHTPSIMDYARFNYVAQPEDGISREGIFPRIGDYDMWAITWGYKPMLDAKDELEDHKMLEPMVLESLKNRRLWWGDGEGEHRDPRRQTEDLGDDAVKASYYGILNLKRLAKNLPEYIKDDEKDIYGNDLSTMYNQIQMQFYRYCGHVARNIGGYLVEPKTQGMEGNKFEPQPLAKQKAALKFLDEQVLHEPMWLRDMSYAKRLITDPQYLSSSIGEPIMTMMMNRLFELNELYSAQQYLSDLSKLVFAELNTGRKISSYRMALQKSMLSSLISINNSNNNVVRPAVLYTLQQLQKKAKVAAASATDTESRAHYAYIYDQIGRQLVWK; encoded by the coding sequence GTGGCTAAAGACACGAAGGAAAAGAAAGAAAAGGCGAAGACTGAACAGAAAGTCGGTAAGAAAGTAAAGAAGACATCTTTCAGCCTGTTCAAGAAGAAAAAGAAAGAGATGCCCCAGCGAAATGATTCTGTAAAGGTCGAGAAACCGCTGGTTGACCGCGAGGGCCTTTTTCATGTAACAAAAGAGAAGAACGATTGGTTCTTTCAGATTCCAGACAGTCTTATTGGTCGTCAGTTTCTGACCACCACACGCTTTACCAGTACACCTGCGTCAAGTGGCATCTTTGGTGGTGAGCAGGTCAACGAGCAGACGGTCTATTTCCAAAAGGGCGTTGACAACCAGTTGCTCCTGCGTGCTAACCTTATTATTAATGTAGCAGATAGCGTCGATAAGATCAGCCGAGCAATCACTATCAGTAATGAGAATCCGATCATTGGCTCTTTCAGAATAGAAAGTCATAAGAACGGAAAGTATAAGATCAAGGTTACTCAGTTCTTCAATCAAGACAACGTGGCAATGGCGCTTCCTCAATATGTCAAGAAGCAGTTCGAGCTGCAGGCTATGAGAGGAGATATGAGCTACATCGAGGACATTAAGTCGTTTCCCATGAACACCGAGGTGCGCACCGTGAAGACCTTTGCCTCGATGGGTAGATCGCTGCCCTCTGCAGCCAGCACGGGTCTGGTGACATTTGGATTGAACATCAGCTTTGTGCTACTACCTGAAAAGCCCATGATGCGCCGCTACTTTGATCCTCGCGTCGGCTACTTCACCGATCGCTTCAATAGCTATAGTGACGACCAGCAGCGCGTGGAGAGCAAGACCTTCATCACCCGTTGGCGTCTGGAACCACGTCCTGAGGATGTGGAGAAAATGAAGAACGGCGAGTTGGTGGAACCCGCTAAGCCTATTATCTATTATATTGACCCCGCAACGCCAAAGCAGTGGCGCAAATATCTGATTATGGGTGTAGAAGACTGGCAGAAGGCTTTCGAAAAGGCTGGCTTCAAGAATGCCATTCAGGCACGTGAGTGGCCCGAGAACGACAGTACCATGAGTATGGAGGATGCACGCTACAGTTGTATTCGCTATCTGGCCAGTCCTATTGCCAATGCCTATGGGCCTAATGTGCATGATCCTCGTACGGGTGAGATTCTCGAGAGTCATATCTGCTGGTATCACAACGTGATGTCGCTGGTGCACGACTGGTATATGATTCAGGCTAGTTCTATCGACGAGGCTGCACAGAAGATGAACTATGACGAGGAACTCATGGGACAGCTCATCCGCTTTGTCAGCTCTCACGAGGTGGGCCACACGCTGGGACTGCGCCATAACTTCGGCAGCTCGAGCACGGTGCCCGTGGAGAACCTGCGCAACAAGGCTTGGGTGGAGGCTCATGGTCACACGCCAAGTATCATGGACTATGCACGCTTCAACTATGTGGCACAGCCCGAGGACGGCATTAGTCGTGAGGGCATTTTCCCCCGCATCGGCGACTACGACATGTGGGCTATCACATGGGGCTACAAGCCCATGCTCGATGCTAAGGACGAACTGGAAGACCACAAGATGCTGGAGCCAATGGTGCTAGAGTCGCTGAAGAACCGCCGTTTGTGGTGGGGTGATGGCGAAGGCGAACACAGAGATCCTCGTCGTCAGACCGAAGATCTGGGCGACGATGCCGTGAAGGCCAGCTATTATGGTATTCTCAACCTGAAACGTCTTGCTAAGAACCTTCCTGAGTATATTAAGGACGACGAGAAAGATATCTACGGCAACGACTTGTCAACGATGTATAATCAGATTCAGATGCAGTTCTATCGCTATTGTGGCCATGTGGCGCGCAATATCGGTGGCTATCTTGTAGAACCCAAAACACAGGGTATGGAGGGTAATAAGTTCGAGCCACAGCCGTTGGCCAAGCAGAAGGCTGCCTTGAAGTTCCTCGACGAGCAGGTGCTTCACGAGCCCATGTGGTTGCGCGATATGTCCTACGCCAAGCGTCTGATCACCGATCCTCAGTATCTGTCAAGCAGTATCGGTGAGCCCATCATGACTATGATGATGAATCGTTTGTTTGAGTTGAACGAGCTTTATTCTGCTCAGCAGTATCTTTCTGATCTTAGCAAGTTGGTGTTTGCCGAGCTTAATACTGGTAGAAAAATTTCTTCTTATCGTATGGCTCTGCAAAAGAGCATGCTTTCTAGTCTGATTTCTATTAATAATTCTAATAATAATGTGGTACGCCCTGCAGTGCTCTACACGCTTCAGCAACTGCAGAAGAAAGCTAAGGTGGCAGCTGCTTCAGCTACCGATACCGAAAGTCGCGCACACTATGCGTATATCTACGATCAGATTGGCCGTCAACTTGTCTGGAAATAA
- a CDS encoding Fur family transcriptional regulator produces MHTNLSDEQILQQAGIRVTAVRLLVWHYIRNNYTDAFSLNDLEIGLKTVDRSTIFRTLTLLNEAHLLHEIDDGSGSQKYCVCHHDDTRHCTGHVHLSCRLCHRTYCLPNIRIPSVPLPEGFEVEETEYVVKGICANCTGKEGRK; encoded by the coding sequence ATGCATACAAATCTCTCCGACGAACAAATCCTGCAACAGGCTGGCATCAGAGTGACTGCCGTACGCCTGCTTGTTTGGCATTACATACGCAACAACTATACAGATGCTTTCAGTCTGAATGACCTTGAGATCGGACTAAAGACGGTTGATAGGTCAACCATTTTCCGCACACTGACCCTGCTTAACGAGGCTCACCTGCTTCACGAAATCGACGATGGGTCTGGATCACAGAAGTACTGCGTGTGCCACCACGACGACACACGCCATTGCACCGGACATGTGCATCTCTCCTGTCGTTTGTGCCATCGCACTTACTGCCTGCCCAACATCAGGATTCCATCGGTGCCTCTGCCCGAAGGCTTTGAAGTAGAAGAAACGGAGTATGTAGTTAAAGGAATATGCGCCAACTGTACAGGAAAGGAGGGACGTAAATGA